From the genome of Deltaproteobacteria bacterium, one region includes:
- a CDS encoding NapC/NirT family cytochrome c, translated as MPKNVLAIAGGVVAAGIILVAGLLFFLSHGSVEAKGFCDFCHTAYYDPDEYAFNEKVKMEKPTGMLTGCAECHPQPYAEFKVSAHYETEEENLRPGCVNCHAPHSVWLWTKYMYFSPKAWERIQVSIHDDTYWQEELRGELAAKVRIQFVKEKSKLCKDCHVKNDFFDADIKRHKAELETVKEVGKLNCIKCHYNLVHAEVDWDDKKEILKKY; from the coding sequence GTGCCAAAGAATGTATTAGCCATAGCCGGTGGAGTTGTTGCTGCAGGTATTATTCTGGTGGCAGGTTTGCTCTTCTTTCTTTCCCACGGTTCTGTTGAGGCAAAAGGATTCTGTGATTTTTGCCATACAGCCTATTATGATCCTGATGAGTACGCCTTTAATGAAAAGGTCAAAATGGAAAAGCCCACGGGAATGTTGACCGGTTGTGCAGAGTGCCATCCTCAGCCCTATGCCGAATTTAAAGTTTCTGCCCATTATGAAACAGAAGAGGAAAATTTGAGGCCTGGTTGTGTTAATTGTCATGCGCCGCATTCCGTATGGCTCTGGACAAAATATATGTATTTTAGCCCCAAGGCCTGGGAGCGTATTCAGGTGTCAATTCATGATGATACCTATTGGCAGGAGGAACTCAGGGGAGAACTTGCAGCAAAGGTCAGAATTCAATTTGTAAAAGAAAAAAGTAAACTCTGTAAGGATTGTCATGTAAAAAATGATTTCTTCGATGCAGATATCAAAAGGCATAAAGCAGAGCTTGAAACAGTAAAAGAAGTAGGTAAGTTAAACTGTATCAAATGTCACTATAATCTGGTTCATGCTGAAGTTGACTGGGATGATAAGAAAGAGATTTTGAAAAAGTACTGA
- a CDS encoding molybdopterin-dependent oxidoreductase yields the protein MSKVTRRQFLKVSGAAAAGVAIGSRDSVKAMELERGERAYNYGRIAQLREPYYSVTPYGKLKSPVEVFVENEETVVQVAGHPAHIASRGRSKALDLVSHYELTDPDRIKFPLKRTGKRGEGYFKKISWEEALKEIAKNVNESLNENGPDSIALVRGEDVGGGEFRRFMHTLGSTSIFEMAGDANKKTGQKLTWGADIEVPDFSKSKYILNFGSNIYETFEPHAQTLIDGRIDNHAKLVTFDPRMSMTAGKSDEWIPLTPGTDGLVALAMANVIMSEGLADEDFINEWTNITAEKLAAHLEKFTPEKAEEESGISADTISRLAIEFAKAKPATVFSYRGASSHSNGVYTERAIMLLPIITGNVEVEGGYCLPRRVNWNDIQPVPPVPKGSVVKNGSTFPYLVSSKGLKTGVLFNYNSNPAYSASAAPYWRQTLKDETLLPFTVAIAPFMSETAALCDIVLPEALYLERFEPVTSPSSLMPWVGVRTPLQEAPEEVLDLPSILRDIIDVLDPEEERGYKEFWQFEDTEELMPAYFEGVKEMKEDGGYDAMADYAIWPVYGAVNTETGKFENDDGEAVEAEFGAHEENGFKTDSGKIEIESTLLEKAGYEALPTWVKPANLEADEDSDDEGLTFITYKTAYQAGSATANNKYLSEKSHNNYCMINKETASELNIKDGALARLSTPVGYIITKMRVTNAICPGVVAMAASCGHWSIGPVATAEPHRITSWNKVYDPDVHYNLWWRDNGISVNEIFPLFIDPVSGNASLSFKVKVEPAGSRDKHGDVRTDVTGHDKFFKAATEMLKDRS from the coding sequence ATGTCTAAAGTTACAAGAAGACAGTTTCTAAAGGTAAGCGGTGCTGCTGCTGCTGGAGTTGCTATTGGTTCCAGAGATTCTGTTAAGGCAATGGAGCTGGAACGAGGAGAGCGCGCCTATAATTATGGTCGTATCGCACAGCTTCGTGAGCCCTACTACTCAGTAACACCCTATGGGAAACTTAAAAGTCCTGTTGAAGTATTTGTTGAAAATGAAGAAACCGTCGTTCAGGTGGCAGGACATCCGGCGCACATTGCTTCAAGGGGACGTTCAAAAGCACTTGATCTCGTTTCTCATTATGAGCTCACCGATCCTGACAGGATTAAGTTTCCTCTCAAAAGAACGGGTAAAAGAGGGGAAGGATATTTTAAGAAAATATCCTGGGAAGAGGCGCTCAAGGAAATTGCCAAGAATGTTAATGAGTCGCTTAATGAGAATGGTCCTGATTCAATTGCCTTAGTACGGGGCGAAGATGTGGGTGGTGGCGAATTTAGGCGCTTTATGCACACTCTCGGTTCCACTTCCATTTTTGAAATGGCCGGTGATGCTAATAAAAAAACCGGTCAGAAGTTGACCTGGGGCGCAGATATTGAGGTGCCCGACTTTTCAAAATCCAAATATATATTGAACTTTGGTTCGAATATTTATGAAACTTTTGAGCCTCATGCACAGACCTTGATTGATGGTCGGATCGACAATCATGCAAAGCTTGTGACTTTTGATCCTAGAATGTCAATGACGGCAGGTAAGTCTGATGAGTGGATACCTCTTACGCCCGGTACGGATGGTCTTGTTGCCCTTGCTATGGCTAATGTCATTATGTCGGAAGGGCTGGCTGATGAAGATTTTATTAATGAATGGACCAATATTACGGCTGAAAAACTAGCAGCACACCTGGAAAAATTTACGCCTGAAAAGGCGGAAGAAGAGAGTGGGATTTCTGCCGATACTATTTCAAGGTTGGCAATTGAATTTGCCAAGGCTAAGCCGGCTACTGTTTTCAGTTATAGGGGAGCTTCTTCTCATTCAAATGGCGTTTATACTGAAAGGGCCATCATGCTGCTTCCCATTATTACAGGTAATGTGGAAGTGGAAGGGGGGTATTGTCTTCCCAGGCGAGTCAACTGGAATGACATCCAACCGGTTCCCCCCGTACCGAAGGGAAGTGTTGTGAAAAATGGGAGCACATTCCCTTATCTGGTTTCTTCAAAGGGACTGAAAACAGGTGTTTTGTTTAATTATAATAGTAACCCGGCTTATAGTGCTTCGGCTGCTCCCTATTGGAGGCAGACTTTAAAAGATGAAACCCTTTTGCCCTTTACCGTAGCCATTGCTCCATTTATGAGTGAAACAGCTGCCTTATGTGATATCGTTTTGCCGGAAGCTCTCTACCTCGAAAGGTTTGAACCTGTGACGAGTCCTTCTTCACTAATGCCCTGGGTTGGGGTGAGAACTCCTTTGCAGGAAGCACCTGAAGAGGTTCTCGATCTTCCCTCCATACTTCGTGATATTATCGATGTTCTCGATCCGGAAGAAGAGAGAGGTTATAAAGAGTTCTGGCAGTTTGAGGATACGGAAGAATTGATGCCTGCCTATTTTGAAGGTGTCAAGGAGATGAAGGAAGATGGCGGCTATGATGCCATGGCTGATTACGCCATATGGCCTGTATATGGCGCTGTAAATACGGAGACGGGAAAGTTTGAAAATGACGACGGTGAAGCGGTAGAAGCCGAATTTGGTGCTCATGAAGAGAATGGTTTTAAAACAGACTCGGGAAAGATTGAAATTGAATCGACTCTACTTGAAAAGGCTGGATATGAAGCACTTCCAACGTGGGTAAAACCGGCAAATCTGGAGGCTGATGAAGATTCTGACGATGAGGGGTTAACTTTTATTACCTATAAAACGGCTTACCAGGCGGGTTCAGCTACTGCTAATAACAAATATCTTTCAGAAAAAAGCCATAACAATTATTGCATGATCAATAAGGAGACTGCATCTGAACTGAATATTAAGGACGGAGCCCTTGCCAGACTGTCAACGCCTGTTGGCTACATTATTACTAAAATGAGAGTGACCAATGCCATTTGTCCCGGTGTTGTTGCTATGGCAGCCTCCTGTGGCCATTGGTCCATCGGTCCTGTTGCTACGGCGGAACCCCACAGGATTACAAGCTGGAATAAGGTTTATGATCCTGACGTCCATTATAACCTCTGGTGGCGCGATAACGGGATCAGTGTCAATGAAATATTTCCTCTCTTTATCGATCCTGTTAGTGGTAATGCGTCTCTTTCATTTAAAGTGAAGGTTGAGCCTGCCGGTTCAAGAGATAAGCATGGTGATGTGAGGACCGATGTTACCGGTCATGATAAATTTTTTAAAGCTGCTACTGAGATGCTGAAGGACAGGAGTTGA
- the nrfD gene encoding polysulfide reductase NrfD: MEREIIANAYHHVYWGVPIAVYYWMAGISEGIFMIASLGWAFGIKRFKSISLYTTIIAVSLISAVQVLLVFDLGRVERALHLFPIVTGYWHESAPLAWGSILVFAYTIGAILYGIFVYLKNEKLARFFGLLTFPLAGALCWYTGVALELNPSRHPNHTGMAALLFFVGANLSGWGASCLLIWARDYFVKPENRISPDVILMLGQMLLIGITFDLFLVFSEFLQMSYGTAHEYHTLSIIKTVFKGAVPFWYMGVGLVIPFIIFLTPFGRKREGIVAASAFIVVGMFGMRVGWVLVGQFSQSFF; this comes from the coding sequence TTGGAACGCGAAATAATTGCCAACGCTTATCACCACGTATACTGGGGTGTCCCTATTGCCGTTTATTACTGGATGGCAGGAATCAGCGAAGGTATATTCATGATTGCCAGTCTTGGCTGGGCTTTCGGTATTAAACGTTTCAAATCTATTTCCCTTTATACAACTATCATAGCTGTTTCTCTTATTTCAGCAGTCCAGGTGCTTCTTGTCTTTGACCTGGGACGTGTTGAGAGAGCGCTTCACCTCTTTCCAATTGTTACGGGCTACTGGCATGAGTCTGCTCCTCTGGCATGGGGAAGCATCCTCGTTTTTGCCTATACCATTGGTGCAATCCTTTACGGTATTTTCGTTTATTTGAAAAATGAAAAATTGGCAAGGTTTTTTGGGTTATTAACCTTTCCTCTGGCCGGTGCACTCTGTTGGTATACGGGAGTGGCGCTTGAGCTAAATCCATCTCGTCATCCTAATCATACCGGTATGGCTGCTTTGCTTTTCTTTGTCGGTGCCAATCTCTCCGGCTGGGGAGCTTCATGTTTGCTCATTTGGGCTCGCGATTATTTTGTTAAACCGGAAAATCGTATTAGTCCGGATGTTATTTTGATGCTCGGTCAAATGCTTCTTATTGGGATTACCTTTGATCTTTTTCTCGTCTTTTCAGAATTTTTACAGATGAGTTACGGCACTGCTCACGAATACCATACGCTGTCAATTATCAAAACTGTTTTTAAGGGTGCTGTTCCTTTCTGGTATATGGGTGTTGGACTTGTTATTCCTTTTATAATATTCCTTACTCCCTTTGGAAGAAAGAGGGAGGGCATTGTTGCCGCATCGGCATTTATCGTTGTTGGTATGTTTGGTATGCGTGTCGGTTGGGTTCTTGTAGGTCAATTCAGTCAATCCTTCTTTTAG
- a CDS encoding 4Fe-4S dicluster domain-containing protein encodes MSKRAYGIQSPPSYGVEGKKRYGMVIDLRRCTGGGACMMACKAEFGTPLGVWRMWLKEENRGTFPNVTKTVMPALCNHCDYPICVRNCPTNATYKHPDGFVLQRYNRCIGCRTCAIACPYNARHLLPYKRTDDDLPTRIVDKCSFCIHKVSRGLQPACVSACTARAIIFGDLNDPDSEISKLISKERVSALRSDMGTSPMVFYIGMDGRGVADPDDCYDKRSAMLRDDFDEYKRYHKGEQHGDIIEAESSPLGMTKQLATNMFNFLVEILEKSGIIKH; translated from the coding sequence ATGTCGAAACGGGCATATGGCATACAGTCACCACCAAGCTATGGAGTAGAAGGTAAAAAACGCTATGGCATGGTGATTGATTTAAGACGGTGTACCGGCGGCGGCGCATGCATGATGGCATGTAAAGCTGAATTCGGTACGCCTCTCGGTGTGTGGCGTATGTGGCTGAAGGAAGAGAATCGGGGGACTTTTCCTAATGTAACTAAAACAGTAATGCCCGCTCTCTGTAATCACTGCGATTACCCCATTTGTGTAAGAAACTGCCCCACAAACGCGACTTACAAACATCCTGACGGTTTTGTTCTTCAGCGTTATAACCGTTGCATCGGTTGCCGAACCTGTGCCATTGCCTGCCCTTATAATGCCAGGCACTTACTGCCCTATAAGAGAACAGACGATGATTTGCCTACGAGGATAGTTGATAAGTGCAGCTTTTGTATTCATAAGGTCTCCAGGGGGCTTCAGCCGGCCTGCGTGTCTGCCTGTACGGCAAGGGCTATCATCTTCGGTGATTTAAATGATCCCGATAGTGAAATAAGTAAGCTCATCAGTAAAGAAAGGGTTTCTGCCCTCAGATCCGATATGGGAACAAGTCCTATGGTGTTTTATATTGGAATGGATGGCAGGGGCGTTGCTGATCCTGATGATTGTTACGATAAGAGAAGTGCCATGCTGAGAGATGATTTTGATGAATATAAACGTTATCATAAAGGAGAACAGCATGGTGATATTATAGAGGCCGAGTCTTCTCCCTTGGGTATGACTAAGCAGCTTGCCACCAATATGTTTAACTTTTTAGTAGAAATCCTGGAAAAGTCGGGAATCATTAAACACTAG
- a CDS encoding nitrite reductase, which yields MVKRFISVAVPFLSVALIAGTSLAAPKLSKDEFAKAQDLYFDRCSGCHGALRQGATGPNITPEKTLKKSLAKLEDVLYNGTEGGMPGWGKDGFMTKAETKLMAKYIQLDPPAPPEWDMKKIKASWKVHIPVSKRPKSPQIKGWKNFFGVIQRDAGKVSIIDGDKKKILATLPSGFAVHILRTSASGRYMYSIGRDGKATMIDMWSNPPTLVAEIKTGIDARSIDTSKYNGKKGNFNDKYAVVGNYWPPHYVIMKGDTLEPLKVVRTSSYTYDTNEYKEETRVASIVASHHEPEWVLTLKEAGIVVLVDYSKVDVGTVVETKINAERFLHDGGWDSTKRYFLVAANMRDTVSVIDTVERKLAANVEVGTKPHPGRGANWIDPEFGPVWATVHLGEGLVSIIGTDPKGHPKQAWEVVREWKLGGNSLFIKTHPKSKNVYCDNTINKNKSNVITVFNKNNPTADPKELVFEKKVVHLEYNQAGDEMWVSLWDKDGALIVIDDKTLKEKTRITGLVAPTGKFNVYNTMKDIY from the coding sequence ATGGTAAAAAGATTCATCAGTGTAGCAGTACCTTTCCTGTCGGTTGCCCTTATCGCCGGCACATCCCTGGCAGCGCCAAAGCTTTCCAAGGATGAATTCGCAAAAGCTCAGGACCTTTATTTCGACAGATGTTCAGGTTGTCATGGCGCCCTCAGGCAGGGTGCAACGGGCCCAAATATTACCCCTGAAAAAACTCTTAAGAAGAGCCTCGCCAAGCTTGAGGACGTACTTTATAATGGCACCGAAGGCGGTATGCCCGGTTGGGGTAAAGACGGATTTATGACCAAAGCAGAAACAAAGCTTATGGCCAAGTACATCCAGCTCGACCCACCAGCACCACCCGAGTGGGATATGAAGAAGATCAAGGCTTCCTGGAAGGTTCATATTCCTGTTAGCAAGAGACCAAAGTCACCTCAAATCAAGGGCTGGAAGAACTTCTTCGGTGTTATCCAGAGGGATGCCGGTAAGGTTTCCATCATTGATGGAGACAAAAAGAAGATTCTCGCAACACTTCCTTCCGGTTTTGCTGTACATATCCTGAGGACTTCCGCTTCAGGTCGTTACATGTACTCTATCGGTCGTGACGGTAAGGCAACAATGATTGATATGTGGTCTAATCCACCAACTCTTGTTGCTGAGATCAAAACAGGTATCGACGCAAGATCTATTGATACTTCCAAGTATAACGGTAAAAAAGGTAACTTCAACGATAAGTACGCCGTTGTTGGTAACTACTGGCCTCCTCACTACGTTATTATGAAGGGTGATACACTTGAGCCTCTCAAGGTTGTACGTACCAGCAGCTACACCTATGACACTAATGAGTACAAGGAAGAAACTCGTGTTGCTTCAATCGTTGCTTCTCACCACGAGCCTGAGTGGGTTCTTACCCTCAAAGAGGCCGGTATTGTTGTACTTGTAGACTACAGCAAGGTTGATGTAGGAACGGTTGTTGAAACCAAAATCAACGCTGAAAGATTCCTCCACGATGGCGGATGGGATTCAACAAAGAGATACTTCCTCGTTGCAGCTAACATGAGGGATACGGTTTCTGTCATCGATACGGTTGAAAGAAAGCTCGCTGCAAACGTAGAAGTTGGTACCAAGCCTCATCCCGGTCGTGGCGCCAACTGGATTGACCCTGAGTTCGGTCCTGTATGGGCAACGGTTCACCTCGGTGAAGGGCTTGTATCCATCATCGGTACTGATCCGAAAGGTCACCCCAAGCAGGCATGGGAAGTTGTAAGAGAGTGGAAGCTTGGTGGTAACTCTCTCTTCATCAAGACCCATCCCAAGAGTAAAAATGTTTACTGTGATAACACCATCAACAAGAACAAGTCTAACGTAATCACCGTATTCAACAAGAATAACCCAACTGCTGATCCAAAAGAGCTTGTATTCGAGAAGAAGGTTGTTCACCTCGAGTACAACCAGGCAGGTGATGAGATGTGGGTTTCTCTCTGGGATAAAGACGGTGCGCTTATCGTAATTGATGATAAGACACTGAAAGAGAAGACAAGAATTACCGGTCTCGTAGCTCCAACTGGTAAGTTCAATGTCTACAACACCATGAAGGATATTTACTAA
- the glpX gene encoding class II fructose-bisphosphatase, with amino-acid sequence MDRNLALEAVRVTEAAALASARLMGLGDEKAADQAAVDAMRRAFDAIPFAGRVVIGEGERDEAPMLYIGEEVGSGKSPRIDIALDPLEGTTICATGGNNALSVIAFAEEGKFLHAPDTYMEKIAVGPRAKGCIDINATVTTNLTEVARALDVNVDDLTVIILDRPRHAEIISEVRESGARIKLIGDGDVSAAIATCKEGSGVDLLIGTGGAPEGVIAAAALRCIGGDMQGRLKPRNNEEIARAAKMGIDDINKVYAIDELASGDVMFAATGVTDGDYLQGVRFFKGGAVTHSVVMRSKSMTTRFIEATHHFRSKPVY; translated from the coding sequence ATGGACAGAAATCTGGCATTAGAAGCTGTGAGGGTTACGGAAGCTGCGGCCCTTGCAAGCGCAAGACTCATGGGACTTGGTGATGAAAAAGCTGCCGATCAGGCGGCAGTTGATGCAATGAGGAGGGCCTTTGATGCAATCCCTTTTGCCGGCAGGGTTGTTATCGGCGAGGGAGAGCGTGATGAAGCCCCCATGCTTTACATCGGCGAAGAAGTGGGTTCGGGAAAATCCCCACGAATTGATATCGCGCTGGACCCGCTTGAAGGGACGACTATTTGTGCTACAGGCGGTAATAATGCGCTTTCTGTTATCGCCTTTGCAGAAGAAGGCAAGTTTCTTCATGCGCCTGATACGTATATGGAAAAAATTGCCGTTGGCCCCAGGGCGAAGGGATGCATTGATATTAATGCCACTGTTACGACAAATCTTACTGAAGTAGCCAGGGCGCTCGATGTTAATGTAGATGATCTGACTGTAATTATTCTTGATCGGCCGAGACATGCTGAAATTATCAGTGAAGTTCGTGAAAGCGGCGCCAGGATAAAGCTGATTGGTGACGGTGACGTTTCTGCGGCAATTGCCACCTGCAAGGAGGGTTCCGGTGTGGATTTGCTCATTGGAACAGGTGGCGCCCCCGAGGGGGTTATTGCCGCTGCGGCCCTCAGGTGTATTGGCGGAGATATGCAGGGACGGTTAAAGCCGAGAAATAACGAAGAAATTGCCAGGGCGGCCAAGATGGGGATTGACGATATAAATAAAGTGTATGCCATCGATGAACTGGCGTCAGGTGATGTCATGTTTGCTGCAACAGGTGTAACGGATGGTGATTATTTACAGGGTGTTCGCTTTTTTAAGGGGGGGGCTGTGACCCATTCTGTTGTCATGCGTTCCAAATCGATGACGACCCGTTTTATTGAGGCGACGCATCACTTTAGAAGTAAGCCCGTATATTGA
- a CDS encoding cofactor-independent phosphoglycerate mutase, giving the protein MKYIVLLGDGMSDYPVESLGGKTPLEYARTPNMDFIAGEGMIGRVKTVPDGFPPGSDVANLSVFGYEVAKYYTGRSPLEAASMGVALEPDDVAYRCNLVTLVEGMGGLIMDDFSGGHISTEEASRLIAELQEGLGSEEFTFHPGVSYRHLLVWKGGSDRLETTPPHDISDRVVLPHFPSGEGAGAISDLMKRSREVLEKSEVNHKRVREGKKPANSIWLWGQGKKPKMPDYQSRYGLTGSVISAVDLLKGIGVYAGLDIINVPGATGYIDTDYAAKASYALKELETKDFVYLHVEAPDEAAHSGSLENKIKAIEDFDEKVVGTVLEGLKKFKNYRVLLMPDHATPISLKTHTADPVPCAIYPATDGGFCSPAGYNERAAEKSGFFIKKGSDIMNHFLAR; this is encoded by the coding sequence TTGAAATATATTGTGTTATTAGGTGACGGGATGAGTGATTATCCTGTAGAAAGCCTGGGTGGAAAAACGCCGCTTGAGTACGCCCGCACACCCAATATGGATTTTATAGCCGGCGAGGGGATGATTGGGCGGGTTAAAACCGTTCCTGACGGTTTCCCTCCCGGAAGCGATGTGGCAAATCTCAGTGTTTTTGGCTATGAAGTGGCAAAATACTATACGGGAAGATCTCCCCTTGAGGCGGCCAGCATGGGTGTCGCTCTCGAACCGGATGACGTGGCATACCGCTGTAACCTTGTTACTCTCGTAGAGGGGATGGGGGGGCTTATTATGGATGATTTTAGCGGTGGCCACATATCGACTGAAGAGGCTTCCCGGCTTATTGCCGAGCTTCAGGAAGGGCTGGGCAGCGAAGAGTTTACCTTTCACCCCGGCGTCAGCTATCGTCACCTCCTTGTCTGGAAGGGTGGCAGTGACAGACTGGAGACGACGCCTCCCCATGATATTTCCGACAGGGTTGTTCTTCCTCACTTTCCATCGGGAGAAGGGGCCGGAGCTATTTCCGATCTCATGAAACGATCTCGGGAAGTGCTTGAAAAAAGCGAGGTCAACCATAAAAGGGTAAGAGAAGGCAAAAAGCCTGCCAATTCAATCTGGCTCTGGGGGCAGGGGAAGAAGCCTAAAATGCCCGACTATCAGAGTCGCTACGGCTTGACAGGTTCCGTTATTTCGGCAGTGGACCTGCTTAAGGGGATCGGTGTCTATGCCGGGCTGGATATTATAAACGTGCCCGGCGCAACAGGATATATCGATACGGACTATGCTGCCAAAGCCTCTTATGCACTGAAGGAACTGGAAACAAAGGATTTTGTTTATCTCCATGTGGAAGCGCCTGATGAAGCGGCCCATAGTGGCAGCCTGGAAAATAAAATCAAGGCCATAGAAGATTTTGATGAAAAGGTGGTCGGTACTGTTCTTGAAGGATTGAAGAAGTTTAAGAACTACAGGGTATTGCTTATGCCCGATCATGCCACGCCCATTTCTTTGAAAACCCATACGGCGGACCCTGTCCCTTGTGCAATTTATCCGGCTACTGATGGAGGGTTTTGTTCGCCGGCCGGCTATAATGAAAGGGCTGCTGAAAAAAGCGGATTTTTTATCAAAAAAGGGAGTGATATTATGAATCACTTTCTGGCCCGATAA